GTTCGCAAGGCATTGACCATGATCCAAGCATGTATTAGTAAATTGTGACACCCCAACTCCCTATTCTCAAGGCAATGTCCGCCTAATTTGCAAAAGGAAGCTATTAGCCCGATAGTCCGATGCTACTGTCAATTATTTCTAATCACACAATGTCCcaattaatgagtactttatgtaaAACATGATGTGATGGTATGTGAATATACGGTTGAGATTTTACCGTCCTTGATAGCACTGTTAGGGAAACATCCTTTACAAAATTACGTAGTTTCCACAATTGGAtactttcatgaaaaaaaaatatatataaattttcgTTCATTCTAAGTTTTAAACCAAGTAAACCCTCCCAAATCTTGTATCTACAACTTCAAcaaacaaattcaattttttgcaataattcaagtcttaaaattttcatttttcatatgtATAATCTTTTATCGGACCTTACGTGCGTATGCGTACGTTCGGTTCATCCGATTAGTCCATCGGTCCCCAAACCATCCACCTAGTAGGCTACTTCTCCTTCATTCCATTGTCCAATTTTCTGCTATTTGCGTATGATATAATTTACAGCCTCACGGTCTACGCATTTTGTCATGCAACTTAGTCTAGTCTAGCAACTAGCAATGGCTCGTGAAAAAAATGCTGATAATCGACTTTCCGATGGACCAACCATAGCAAGAGGGGTGAATGTGCATCCGTCCCTTTCTGTAATTTGTGACTCGCGCTTTAttatatcatttacaaaaatgaatgagacAATGAACTTCCAAAGAGAAAACATACAAAGTTTTGCATTACCACGTTCCTACACACGGCAATTTAGTTTCCATTGCTTGCAGACATAGAATCTCAAGATCTACATAATCCAAGGTGATTATTATTCTTGTCGAATTGCAAATTTACAGTAGTAAAGCTAAGTTTAACAAATAGACTCAAGATATCAAAGGACTAAAcatgaatcaattaaattgtTGAACCACACTCGTGTAGGTGCAACCACAAACTCTACCCCCAGTTACGACAATACACACAgggaaggaaaagcaaaaaaacaaagggaggAAAGTTTCTGTACAATCGTAAATTTCAATTCTATTAACtcgtatttcttttcttcttatgcTCCACTTTGATGAGATGCTCTTGTTCATGTTCATATACTGGCACTGCCTGAGGAGATGAACTTCCAAAAGAGAAAACCGCCAGAAGCTGCGCATTGCCATGCTCTTCTACATGGCAATCTACTTTCAGTTGCTTGCGGTCATAGGATCGGGAGACCCACATAAACCCAAAAAGAGATCATTATTATCATATTGAACTAGCACAAAAATTACACTAAAAGAGCTGAGTTTGATTAGAATGTACGGTAAATGAGATGACTCTATATATTAATCTCAAGTCAGGGGTCAAATGAGGTTCGATATATCTATGTCATTGGAGTGTAACTATAGGAACAAGAAATTCACATACCCCTTGTGACCGCGGCACAACGGACAAGAAGCATTTCGTCTGAGCCACCGGTCGATGCACTGGGCGTGGAAGTAGTGTCCACATGCAGGGATGGTCCGGAGTGTCTCCTTGGGCTGGTACTCTGACAGGCAAATCGCGCAGGTATTATCATTGGGCCTAGGTAATTGCCAGCGACGCCATTGGGGGCGCTTCGAGTCTCTCTCGAGGGGCTTGAAGGAAATGAGATATCAACAATGTTGTTCTTACCGTCCTCGATGTTAGGAGGGTGGCCCTGACGACCACGATGACTAGAGAGTGGAGAGCGCGAGCTTAAGTAGCACGCGATACAGGACATGCAAGCGACGAAGGGCAATATGACGCCGGAGAGTATCCAAAACTTGGCATGCTATAAAAACCctacatgattgattgattgaccaTGTTGAATAATGAGACAGTTCGAGAGTGATCTTTAAATTAAGAGATAAATTATATGTGGGGGAAAGCTAGGTATAACCGTATAATCAACTGGTCATAAATCGATTTGATTGCTTATAATCAatgaaatcgattttttttttttcagaagtgTTCTTAAATTCCTGTTTATTATATACGTTAATAACATAAATCTCGGGCGGAAGCAGCGAATCTAGGCACGCACCATGTCTACCGAAGCATCCAACATCGGAGCCTGCGGCTATCTTGAGCCCGCACCTCCCGCCACTTTTCTCGCACCCTCCACAATCCCATAGATCCCACCTCAGGACAACCCTCTCGGTAATATTCGTTGGATATTGCGACGACACCGGAACTGACACGGTCCAATTCTGACATTTGAACACCGAGAAGTACCAAGAAGCATAGAAATTGCCGGTACTACTGTACAGCACGTTGTTTCGTTGATCGCTGAGGCAGTCCACCCGTTCGATCCCAGGCTCCAACGATAGATCTTCGATGCAACTTGCAAACGTGTAGCTCCCGTACTCTTCCGCTAGGAAGGGCGAGCTCGAAAGCGTCAAGTTCTGAAGCCGCTTCGCCAGGCAGCTGCTCGGTTCCTTGAGCACCACGTACTGCTGCTCGTAGTTAATGAGGTCAACGACGAAGTACTGCAAGTTGGGCAACTGGAGAATCGCTTGGCCTCGGATGTTGCACGAGAGGTCGAAGCCAGGATAGCCGCATCGCTCGGGATGGAAGTCTCTTACTCGGAAAGGGAAGCGAATCTCAGGACCGTGAGGGTGACAAACTCTTACCGGACATATATCGCTGGGTTTATCGGCAGAGACATGTAGAGAGAggccgaggaagaaagagaagaagatggcgGAGGAAGCCATGAGAGGCACATAACGGAGAGTAGCTAGGGTTGTACTTTGGAAGTTAaggttcttcttcctcttttttctaaagaaagatttctttccttttgaaggAGATATCATTAATATCTTACGTACCTACTCAAGGACAAGACCACAGGATGTGCCTTAGTTTATTTAGCCGGCCCAAAACGGGTGGAGTTATGTAGGTCATTAGAAAGACATAACGTTGAAACAATCAAAGGGAAAAGGCGAAACGTAACGTCCTTACTAAGGTAATAGACAATTGCATAATGCTGTTTGGTTCCATGAGGACAAGGCCCATGGAGACAATTTAGTACTGCATCTGTCTGTGAAATGTATCGTTTCATGTAGTCGATGCGGCTTACGAAGTCTTCCCAGTCGGGCTAATCGGAAGATCGCCAGGCTTCCATTGTTGCATGAGAGTTCAACTCCAGGACAGCCACGACGTTTACCTTGGACGTCCCTGAACCAAGAAGGGGAGCTGATCGGAGGTCCCGGAAGTCGACAATGCTTCCATTGTGCTTGCGTATGAATTAAGATTCTTGCCTTCgatattgtttttcttctttcaagtaTTCATTATTGGGATATGTTTCATACACCCCATTGATAGGAAAGCACGGAGTTCCTACTGCCCGGTGAGCGGATGAGGTTTGGGGAGCCGTCTCAACGGATTCTCAAGAGGGCAACGCTATTTGGATATTAGATGccttttataatttgagtcaatattttttcattggtagtttagATTTGGGCTCATAAATAACTACTTCTATTTAtactttttcgcttgtaattgagtaatgtaacaAGAGGTGCAATGTgctgctaattatagtgaaatctagATATAATCATAATTCAAGGATGAATTTAGGATAAAATCTTTTGTCTTGCTTTCGTTTTATTGCTTTTACGCTTTATTTCGTTATTATTGTGCATTGAATTCTAACATTACTTTCCTTCTCCGtcttgtcacgacctaaaaaataaacacgttaattttcgggctaatggattatcaggttaattaattaactaacctaactcggattctcccaagtccataccaaatcgcaacttaaggttcaaataattaacatgcaacgtgttttgaatttggagtcgccactaatcattttcggtaggttgattagaaacctaaataaaatagcgggagaaaactatcttatttccgcgaaccggagattttgaattcggggatttggttacgctagattactctaacgccctttcggtaccattttcatgaaaaatatttgatttggcaattttgatggattttacttgaaattcaaagatgcaatttttttggttttttcttcttttttatggggatgtaaaacattgaactttgtacgatatacaccatggatgatttagaaagaaagaaaacgcagccaatcacgagtatttacaaaaataaattaacatgtaataatgctaaattttgggacacgtgacatgtctaaaataaacaaacaaatgttcacaccaaacgattacatttttgtagatcgagatggaaagggttaccttctattccacaaaatcttactcacgtacacgttatggcttccttcaagatctcggagttggaagaacgtggctatcgtcgaaaaaaggcaagcagtggcattgttggatggcgagaggcgaagtacgtgccgggactcgtcgaagatgatgctcgactaaaactcttttcttcactctcaaattttctcttacgatttttctcaagaactctcttttttcctctctaaagaatttctctcacaaattctctcaattctcttccactctaaaactctctcaattctctttcactcccttccactcttcctaaaaaactctctcaattcttttctactctctctctcaattctcttccacttcccccttctaaaactcttctcaagagctctctcttttataggcaaagttcttcatccttcattcttcaccttcatttcttcaccttccatcttcatcttctcttcttcatcttcatttcttcaccttccattttcatcttcccttcttcatcttcatttcttcaccttccattttcatcttcccttcattatcttcccttcatcatcttcccttcttcatcttcttttcattatcttcccttcatcatcttcccttcttcatcttcttttggtatttgcaatacagtccccgaagttccaagtatttgcaatacggtccctgaaattttaagtatttgcaatacagtccttgaagtttcaaatcttctcggtgtatttttcaatcccgtgcctagtctagacgcatgctaaattaagtgttctgcttgcccgattatatgccaatgcaatgtacgctaaaaataaatatgtgagatgatttttttataatttttatgcaaaaaatagattaatcaaaatttaggcgtcaacagctgcccctctttgagtggaggctcgtagaggttccgctcaaagacaaaattgaatcctaaattttgatagtgcaaattatggatgaacttttttggcgggagttttaatcccattttttttaatgtaatgaagtgatgcatgatatgcaagactgtaaataacatgtgtcataattcctcttttccatgttagagaaacatgcacatggatcgcatacaagaatacctgttttaccaaatttctcgtaagctaatggttctcttaatttccaagtttctttttgcggatgcaaggattttaaggtatttggcctatctgttatcggagacttctccctaatgcaagacagcgcaagatatgtgtgtcgtttgagatcacaagagctacgtcgttgtgagtcgaaagaagtgggatcaagttcacaagagctacgtcgttgtgagttgattaaatgtcgaaatcgccagtgcatatgtcttcacgattcgataaaggggaaccaaaatcataagagctacgtcgttatgatttggtttggatcaaaaatatgggtgcttatgtcttcatgatttgataaaggagccgaaaatcataagagctatgtcattatgagccgactaaaggtcaagatcaccagtgcatatgtcttcgtgattcgagatcgaaatcataagagctacgtcgttatgatttgataagatgtcaagatcgccagtgcatatgtcttcacgtcccgagattgaaaccataagagctacgtcgttatgatttgataagatgtcaagatcgccggtgcatatgtctacacgacctgacaggagaggcatattgcccgatttgaacaatatttgagaggagtaccaccgaatggaatcgataagtacaaaaggggcatattgctcgaattgaatcataacaactatcatgagaagagttgttaatttgaaaaggggttcgagaaaacttacccgggttctccaaacgattaatcaaggaacgaagcg
This sequence is a window from Rhodamnia argentea isolate NSW1041297 chromosome 3, ASM2092103v1, whole genome shotgun sequence. Protein-coding genes within it:
- the LOC125314183 gene encoding putative RING-H2 finger protein ATL21A; amino-acid sequence: MISPSKGKKSFFRKKRKKNLNFQSTTLATLRYVPLMASSAIFFSFFLGLSLHVSADKPSDICPVRVCHPHGPEIRFPFRVRDFHPERCGYPGFDLSCNIRGQAILQLPNLQYFVVDLINYEQQYVVLKEPSSCLAKRLQNLTLSSSPFLAEEYGSYTFASCIEDLSLEPGIERVDCLSDQRNNVLYSSTGNFYASWYFSVFKCQNWTVSVPVSSQYPTNITERVVLRWDLWDCGGCEKSGGRCGLKIAAGSDVGCFGRHGACLDSLLPPEIYVINPLERDSKRPQWRRWQLPRPNDNTCAICLSEYQPKETLRTIPACGHYFHAQCIDRWLRRNASCPLCRGHKGEVLSSEPGIEQVNCLSDQRNNMLFSSTGNFYAFRGINPDHRVSEKSGGRCGLKGSAGSDVGCFGSHGWPFYTFCFHLTVQSNSNLYLDDGTTKKFTSAKISLPHF